Below is a genomic region from Rhodococcus sp. WMMA185.
TTCGTGTCCTCTTCAAGTCAGGCGAGTGAGAGTGCCACTGACGAGAGTAGAGAAGCTTTGAGTTCCAATCAAACCTCACTTACGTCTTTTGGTGAACAAAGTCCGATGTTCACCGGTTATTTCACCAATTGGTGAACAGCAGGTGGTTGATCGCCAGCGCGCCGACAGCCTGCGCTGCCAGCCAGAATCTGTGACTACCCTTCGGTAGGAGAGCCGGAGCGGTGAGCAGCCAGACTGCGAAGGGCAACCAGATCCGTTCGGTCTCGGCCTTGCTCAACCTGCTCAGGTCCGCAATCACCACGATCACGAGGGCCGCGACCACAAGAACCGGGATTGGCGACAACGACCGCAATCGCGACCAGGAAAATGCACGAGGCACAGCGGCGGGCACTGCGACTCCCACCGCACAGACGAGCGCCGCGAAGTTCGCCCACCCCCAGTACGCGAACGGCCGGTCCGCGGCGATGCCCTGGTAGTAACGCTCCTGGACCAGCGTGTATCCGTCGAACCACCAAAACCCGTACGCCGTGAAGATCGCAGCAACAGCCAGCGCCCCGATCACAGCGCCGAGGAGCGGTCGCGCATTCCGGGCTACGAGCAGCACTGCAAGGGCCAGTACGCCCATCAACACCAGGCCGTAACTGAGGTAGACGCCGAATCCGAGCAGCACGCCCGCGCCGAGCGCAGCCACCCACGGATACCGCACACTCCGGGAAGCCGAGAGAGCCAGTAGCGCAATCCCCCAGGCGACGACGCCGGTGAAGACCGCGTCAGCCGAGGCGGCGATCCAGATGACCGCCGGCGCCAACGCCAAGAATGGCGCGGCCCGGCGCGCCATCGCCTCGTCACCCAGTGCACGGACCGTTACGATCACCGCAACCGCAGCGCTCGACCCGACCGCAACACACAGTGCGGACGCCCAGGCCCCACCGCTCAGTCCGATCCGATCGAGCCACACGAACGTCAGGACCGCACCGGGTGGGTGCCCGGCGACATGCGTAGTCCACGAATCGGGTTGGTAGTCCAGGATTCTCTGCGTAAAACCGTGAAGCATCGACGGAATATCGGTGATTGCCGGCACTTCGTGCAGATACTCGTCCCTGGATGTGAGCCGGTCGACGAAGCCACGCTGCCACCCGTCCACCATGGCCAACGACATCGCCCACGCTGCGCCGATCAGATACGTGCCCACCGCCAGCCGGCGCCAGGACAGACTCTGCGCCAGCGATGGGCCCCACAAGACCATCGCGATCGCGATGAGGACAGCGAACGGAGTGCCCCAGCCGACGTGCACATCGCGGAAGCCGAAGAGTGGGGCTGCGTCGGCGAAGTCCTTGACCGTTTGCGCCGACCGGTTGATGATCGGAGTGATGGTCTCGTTGCCCATATACGGGACCACGAACGCGACCGCGACGAGTACGAGAGCCAGCACCGCACCCACAACATCGCTGCACCGAAAGTTCCGCCTACGAGCATGCTGGGTAGATCGGATGACGTCATCTCCCTTGGCGAATTCCGCACTCGCGCCCAGCATAACGAGGAAAGATGACCTCATGGTCGAACACTCCGTGTCTCACCTGCCAACCGCGGATATCGCCGTCATCGGTGGAAGCGGCTTCTACTCGTTCTTCGACGAGAACGCCGCCGAGATCACGATCGACACCCCGTATGGGAGTCCCACTGCACCGATCACGGTTGACGAAGTCGAGGGCAAGAGGGTGGCTTTCTTGCCGCGACACGGCGTTCACCACGAATTCGCCCCGCACACAATCCCCTATCGCGCAAACATGTGGGCACTGCGCGTGCTCGGGGTGCGTCAGGTGTTCGCCCCCTCCACAACTGGCAGCCTCACCACTGAGCTTCTGCACGGCTCGATGGTGATACCCGACCAACTTGTCGACCGCACGAGCGGCCGCAAACAGACCTACTTCGATACCGGCACCGTGCACGTCCAGTTCGCCGACCCGTTCTGTCCCGTTCTCCGCAAGGCGGCATTGCAGCCGGGGACGGTCGACGGCGGCGTACTCGTGGTGATTGAGGGACCTCGGTTTTCGACCCGGGCGGAGAGCTTGTGGTTCGCTCGGCAGGGCTGGAGCCTGGTGAATATGACAGGCCACCCCGAGGCTGTCCTCGCACGCGAGCTCGAGATGTGTTACGCAGCCATCGCACTGGTCACCGATCTGGACGCGGGGATCGAGGTGGGTGAAGGCGTGCGAGCCGCGGATGTTCTTGCCGAGGTCGACCGCAATCTCGAATCATTGAAGGCACTGGTACGTTCAGCGATCGCCGCCGCACCCGCGGCCGCCTGCGATACTTGTCGAGTCCACGAGGGAGTGACCCTCCCATTCGAACTTCCATGACTCCGACCCGGATACTACTGACGGGTGCTGCCGGATTCATCGGCAGCCATGTTCACACGCTCCTGTCCAGTCGAGGTCACGACGTCGTGGCCGTGGATGCACTGCTCCCGTCCGCCCACGGAACAGAGTCCGAGGAACCGGAAAGCGTTCGGCGGGTGGATGTCCGCGACCTGACCACCTTGAAGGAGTTACTCAGCGGTGTCGACGTGGTGTGTCATCAGGCCGCCGTCGTCGGGGCGGGAGTGAACCCGAGCGACGCCCCCGCATATGCCAGCCACAACGATCTCGGAAACGCGACAGTGCTCGCGGCGATGCACGAAACGGGCTGTCACCGTTTGGTACTGGCATCGTCGATGGTCGTCTACGGCGACGGACGGTACCGCAATGCCCGCGGAGAGACCGTGCTCCCTGCGCCGCGCCGGCCCGAGGACCTCGCGGCGGGCAACTTCGACACCACCGACCCGGCCAGCGGTGAGGCACTCGATTGGGAACTCGTCGAGGAGGATTCACCGCTGCGGCCGCGGAGCCTGTACGCCGCGAGTAAGGTCGCACAGGAAAACTACGCCCTCGCCTGGTCGTTGGCTACCGGTGGAAGCGTGACCGCCCTGCGCTATCACAACGTGTACGGCGAGCACATGCCGCGAGGAACGCCCTACTCCGGTGTGGCGGCGATGTTCCGCTCGTCCCTCGAAGCCGGTGAACCACCGCGCGTATTCGAGGACGGCCGGCAAATGCGCGACTTCGTGCACGTCCACGATGTCGCCTCGGCAAACGTGGCGGCCATCGAGGCCGCACTTACCGGATTCTCGGTGTTCAACGT
It encodes:
- a CDS encoding S-methyl-5'-thioadenosine phosphorylase — translated: MVEHSVSHLPTADIAVIGGSGFYSFFDENAAEITIDTPYGSPTAPITVDEVEGKRVAFLPRHGVHHEFAPHTIPYRANMWALRVLGVRQVFAPSTTGSLTTELLHGSMVIPDQLVDRTSGRKQTYFDTGTVHVQFADPFCPVLRKAALQPGTVDGGVLVVIEGPRFSTRAESLWFARQGWSLVNMTGHPEAVLARELEMCYAAIALVTDLDAGIEVGEGVRAADVLAEVDRNLESLKALVRSAIAAAPAAACDTCRVHEGVTLPFELP
- a CDS encoding NAD-dependent epimerase/dehydratase family protein, whose translation is MTPTRILLTGAAGFIGSHVHTLLSSRGHDVVAVDALLPSAHGTESEEPESVRRVDVRDLTTLKELLSGVDVVCHQAAVVGAGVNPSDAPAYASHNDLGNATVLAAMHETGCHRLVLASSMVVYGDGRYRNARGETVLPAPRRPEDLAAGNFDTTDPASGEALDWELVEEDSPLRPRSLYAASKVAQENYALAWSLATGGSVTALRYHNVYGEHMPRGTPYSGVAAMFRSSLEAGEPPRVFEDGRQMRDFVHVHDVASANVAAIEAALTGFSVFNVCSGRPISIGEVAATLAQACEGPEPVVTGEYRPGDVRHIVASPELAGEVLGFRAQIPPETGLAAFAHAPLRSATPAGPPRV